The proteins below come from a single Aegilops tauschii subsp. strangulata cultivar AL8/78 chromosome 6, Aet v6.0, whole genome shotgun sequence genomic window:
- the LOC123494440 gene encoding uncharacterized protein: protein MAGIAHKEFPELAQTGLNYLSWSSDCEIFLQGKTLLRAIGKGAQLAVTDPKFETENAQALHFLRHHLSPTLKDEYMAERSASGLWTALKQRFERLKYTVKPRAEAEWIRLRFADFRTVGEYNSALHRICTTLRLCGTEITDSQKIEKTLSTFHPDAVQSSRNYRQGNYTRYSELIDVLQVAEAQDEVLKKNFVAQPLGGSSRQEVNALKVRKPQQKKRGRKGKKKGPHPPAPAKQNKPGKGGQRPQDCFRCGSVEHFSRQCRAPQEVVDAYKARKARETHLALVQEGAPPAPMAAPVMIATPPAAPIEATPVVPIAAALAVSTDAHVAMEVDHMAASAPPPLDIDAASKIISEEDQLTSMEIAAEVNGFFTEST from the coding sequence ATGGCCGGAATTGCCCACAAGGAGTTTCCTGAGTTGGCCCAGACAGGGCTGAACTACCTGTCATGGTCCTCGGACTGCGAGATCTTTCTCCAGGGCAAAACCCTCCTGAGGGCGATCGGTAAGGGGGCCCAGCTGGCCGTCACTGATCCCAAGTTCGAGACTGAGAATGCGCAGGCTCTGCACTTTCTCCGTCATCACCTGTCACCTACTCTGAAAGATGAGTATATGGCTGAGCGCAGTGCTTCTGGCCTTTGGACCGCTCTTAAGCAGCGGTTCGAGCGGCTGAAGTACACTGTGAAGCCACGTGCAGAGGCAGAGTGGATCCGTCTGAGGTTTGCGGACTTCAGGACGGTTGGGGAGTACAATTCGGCTCTGCACCGGATTTGTACGACTCTTCGGTTGTGTGGTACTGAGATTACCGACTCCCAGAAGATTGAGAAAACCCTATCCACTTTCCACCCCGACGCGGTCCAGTCCTCACGGAACTATCGCCAGGGGAACTACACGAGGTATTCAGAGTTGATTGACGTCCTCCAGGTGGCGGAGGCGCAAGACGAGGTTCTCAAAAAGAACTTTGTCGCGCAACCACTTGGGGGGAGTTCTCGCCAGGAGGTGAACGCTCTCAAAGTCCGCAAGCCTCAACAGAAGAAGAGGGGCCGGAAGGGCAAGAAGAAGGGCCCTCACCCCCCAGCCCCGGCTAAGCAGAACAAGCCGGGCAAGGGAGGGCAAAGGCCTCAGGACTGCTTCCGTTGTGGCTCGGTGGAGCATTTCTCCCGCCAGTGCCGCGCACCACAGGAGGTCGTTGACGCATATAAGGCTCGGAAGGCGCGTGAGACGCACCTCGCCTTGGTTCAGGAGGGAGCTCCACCGGCGCCCATGGCGGCACCCGTGATGATTGCTACTCCCCCTGCTGCGCCTATAGAGGCGACCCCCGTGGTGCCCATCGCGGCAGCTTTGGCGGTCTCTACCGACGCCCACGTCGCCATGGAGGTTGACCACATGGCCGCCTCGGCGCCGCCGCCACTAGACATTGATGCTGCCTCCAAGATAATTTCTGAGGAGGATCAGCTCACTAGTATGGAGATTGCGGCGGAAGTGAATGGCTTCTTCACCGAGTCCACTTAG
- the LOC120966153 gene encoding COP9 signalosome complex subunit 4-like isoform X2, translating to MEETGSNITIDQLKEYVWKTLKSGKVVVVREKFPELYESEQQWLRAAQMLSGIDLDSGIRMLDDTNKLSKCVQIARLYLEYDDAVNAEAFINKDSFLVTNSNQEVLNLQYKVCYVRILDLKRKFLEAALRYYGISQILSNAKLGTSKA from the exons ATGGAAGAGACTGGGAGTAACATTACAATCGACCAACTTAAAGAATATGTATGGAAGACACTGAAGAGTGGAAAG GTTGTAGTGGTTAGAGAGAAGTTTCCAGAATTGTATGAATCTGAACAACAATGGTTGAGAGCAGCACAAATGCTTAGTGGCATTGACTTGGACTCAGGAATCAG GATGCTTGATGACACAAACAAATTATCCAAGTGCGTCCAGATTGCACGACTCTATTTGGAG tatgATGATGCAGTGAATGCTGAAGCTTTTATCAACAAAGACTCGTTTTTGGTCACAAACAGCAACCAGGAAGTTCTGAACTTACAATACAAG GTCTGCTATGTGAGAATTTTAGATCTAAAGCGTAAATTCTTGGAAGCTGCACTTCGGTACTATGGTATCTCTCAAATTTTGAGCAACGCCAAATTGGGGACAAGTAAGGCTTAG
- the LOC120966153 gene encoding COP9 signalosome complex subunit 4-like isoform X1 → MEETGSNITIDQLKEYVWKTLKSGKVVVVREKFPELYESEQQWLRAAQMLSGIDLDSGIRLKQAFVSLYMSLDFLSPGNLTNFLKTRMLDDTNKLSKCVQIARLYLEYDDAVNAEAFINKDSFLVTNSNQEVLNLQYKVCYVRILDLKRKFLEAALRYYGISQILSNAKLGTSKA, encoded by the exons ATGGAAGAGACTGGGAGTAACATTACAATCGACCAACTTAAAGAATATGTATGGAAGACACTGAAGAGTGGAAAG GTTGTAGTGGTTAGAGAGAAGTTTCCAGAATTGTATGAATCTGAACAACAATGGTTGAGAGCAGCACAAATGCTTAGTGGCATTGACTTGGACTCAGGAATCAGGTTGAAACAAGCTTTTGTCTCTCTTTATATGTCATTGGATTTTCTAAGTCCGGGAAATCTGACCAACTTCTTGAAAACGAGGATGCTTGATGACACAAACAAATTATCCAAGTGCGTCCAGATTGCACGACTCTATTTGGAG tatgATGATGCAGTGAATGCTGAAGCTTTTATCAACAAAGACTCGTTTTTGGTCACAAACAGCAACCAGGAAGTTCTGAACTTACAATACAAG GTCTGCTATGTGAGAATTTTAGATCTAAAGCGTAAATTCTTGGAAGCTGCACTTCGGTACTATGGTATCTCTCAAATTTTGAGCAACGCCAAATTGGGGACAAGTAAGGCTTAG